The DNA window CTGCGAGTTCCGCGAGGCCTCCACCGTGACCCCGCAGGTCTTCAGCCTCTTCAACAGCCGTAACTCCTACGACCGCGCGACCGCTCTCGCCGCCCGGGTGAAAGCCGAATCCTCCTCGCGCCAAGACGCGGTCGAGCGCGCCTTCCTGCTAGTCAACAGCCGCCAGCCCACGAATGCCGAGACCAAGGCCTGCCTCGAGCATTGGGACCGGATGATCGAAACGCACCGGCAAGCCGACATCGACTTTCCTCCGCTTCCCACCGAAGTCGTCCGTGAGGCCGTGGAAGAGAACACCGGCGTCCGCTTCGACTTCGTCGAGCAGCTGCCGAGCCACGAACGCTTCGTTTCCGACAAGAAGATCAGCGATCTCGATCCCGAAACGCGCGGCCTCGCCGAGCTCTGTCTTGTGCTGCTCAACGCCAACGAATTCATCTACCTCTACTGACCCGCCATGAAGCGATCGCGAGCCTACTTCCCCTGCACGCCCGGTGCCCGCGCTTTCCACGCGCCCACCCGCCGCAGCTTCCTCTACTCGCTCGGCGCCAGCGTCGGCAGCGTCGCGCTCAGCTCGATGAATGCCCGGGGGTCCGAGCTCCCCGACCTCGGCCCGCTCTCGCCGAAGGCCGGGCACCTTCCCGCCAAGGCCAAGAACGTGATCTTCCTGATGATGGAAGGCGGCCCGTCCCACATCGACACCTTCGACCCCAAGCCAAAGCTTGAGAAGATCCACCTCCAGGAGTTCAGCCGCGGCGGCAAGGAAAAGTCGGCGATGGAGAGCGGGAAGCGCTACTACGTCCGTAGTCCATTCAAGTTCGCCAAGCGCGGCCAGAGCGGCGCCGACATGGCGGAGAACTGGGAGCACCTCGCGCGGGTCGCCGACGACCTCTGCTTCTACCGCGGCTGTCAGGTCGACTCGGTCAACCACCCGACCGCGATGTTCCAGATGAACACCGGTAACCGCTTCGGCGGCGATCCGGCGATCGGCTCATGGATGACCTACGGCCTCGGCAGCGAGAACGAAGACCTTCCCGGCTTCATTGTCCTACCCGATGTCTCTTTTCCCCAAGGAGGCGCGCCGAACTGGGGCAACGGCTTCCTCCCCGCCCACTTCCAAGGGACTCCGCTCCGTCCCAAAGGCTCACCGATTCTCGATCTCAAGCCTCCCCACGGCATCACCCGCGAGCACCAGCGGCAGAATCTCGACCTCCTCGCCAAGCTCAACGGCATCCACCACGCCGAGCACCCGCAGCACGACGAACTCGCCGCGCGCATCGAGGCCTACGAACTCGCCTTCCGCATGCAGATGTCGGTGCCCGGCATCCTCGACATCGAAAAGGAGTGCGACGCCGTGAAGGAAGCCTACGGCGTAGGACGCGATCCGACCGATGCCTTCGGCCGCAAGTGCCTGCTCGCCCGCAAGCTGGTCGAAAAGGGCGTGCGCTT is part of the Haloferula helveola genome and encodes:
- a CDS encoding DUF1501 domain-containing protein, with the protein product MKRSRAYFPCTPGARAFHAPTRRSFLYSLGASVGSVALSSMNARGSELPDLGPLSPKAGHLPAKAKNVIFLMMEGGPSHIDTFDPKPKLEKIHLQEFSRGGKEKSAMESGKRYYVRSPFKFAKRGQSGADMAENWEHLARVADDLCFYRGCQVDSVNHPTAMFQMNTGNRFGGDPAIGSWMTYGLGSENEDLPGFIVLPDVSFPQGGAPNWGNGFLPAHFQGTPLRPKGSPILDLKPPHGITREHQRQNLDLLAKLNGIHHAEHPQHDELAARIEAYELAFRMQMSVPGILDIEKECDAVKEAYGVGRDPTDAFGRKCLLARKLVEKGVRFVQLYAGTWDSHDYIERAHGNLVTQVDRPIAALIEDLKQRGLLDSTLVVWCGEFGRSPDNGVRNGTAYGRDHNPKAMTIWMAGGGVKAGHTIGATDETGAEAVECVHHVRDLHVTLLRLLGLDDNKLTYFHGGRFKQLSQFGGSVIEELIG